The Natronosporangium hydrolyticum nucleotide sequence TGGCCAGGATCGCCACCACCAGCGAGAACACACGCCACCCGGTGGCACGCTCACCCAACCGGCGCCGCTGGTCAGCGATCGCCGCGACCACCACCGCCAGCGTCTCCAGGCACGCGGCCAGCAGCACCACCGCCGCCACCCGCGCCACCATGGGCAGACCGTCCGGGAACGGCAAGTGCGTCAGCCCGACCCAAACCTGCCCGATAGCGGCCCCGGCCACCGCCAGGCCGTAGTACGGGGCCGCCAGACGCTCGGCGCTGATGCTCACCCGGAACCGGCGAGGCGGCCGGCTATCGCGGGTCGCCGCAGCGGTCGCCCTCGCCACCGCCGCGTCATAGGCGTCCTGCGACGGCAGACCCCGGTCTATCACCTGCTGCAACACCGCAGGTTCCATACGCCCACTCATGCGATCACCACCGCGGCAACAAACAGCCAGCCGATGTGCCAGGACTGATCGAGCGCGTACGCCCCGGTACCAAGCGACGGGTTGTCATCGCGACCGGGTCGCGGAACCCCCAGCAGGTAGAACCGGGCCGACCCGGTCGCCTCAGCCAACCGCCGCAGCGGCGTACGCCGGTCGGCGATGTAGTGGGTCACTGCCGAGATCGCCAGCCCTGCCGCGACCCGCCACGGGTCCAACGTCAGCCCGGTACCCAGCACCAGCACCAGCAGCGCCACCACCCCGGTAGCGGTGTAGGACACCACGTGCCCCAGGCAGGCGACCCGACCACGCCACCCCGGCAAACCCTTGTGATCTGCCTGGTGCTGAGTCTGAACGAAGTGGTCACCCACCATGTGAGCCGCATACAAGGCAGCGAATACCGCCCCGACCACCGCGGCTGCCTCATACCCGGCGCTCATCGGGCCACCTCCGCACGCCCGGCCGCCGTCAGCGCCGCCGCCACCGCATCAACAGCCCGCGAAGGCAATGCAACGGTGATGTGCTCACCGCTGCCCAGCTCCACCGTCAGCCCGGTATGACCGGTACGGCCGATGTCCTCCGTGACGACCACCCGCACCCGCGGCGAGACCTCGATGGTGGTCCGCCAGCCGCCGGTCTCCAGCTCGACCACCTCTGGCGACGGGCCGCGGTCACCCGGGTCCGCGCCGGAGAAGCGGGCGGCCACCTCGGCCACCTGCTCCGGGGTGAGCTGGTCGGCACGGCGCCAGGAGCGCAGCAGGGTGGCGGCGCTGTCCGGGGCAAGGTCGACCCCCCACGCGGACAGGGCCTTGATCGCGTCCGCGACGATCGGGCGCTCGGTGTCGCCCTCCTCGGCCGCCACCTCGGCGGCGTATTCCGACACGTAATCCGCCCACTCGGCGGCGGCATCCTCAACGACCGCCGTCTTCTCGGCATCGCCCCGG carries:
- a CDS encoding DUF3307 domain-containing protein, whose translation is MSAGYEAAAVVGAVFAALYAAHMVGDHFVQTQHQADHKGLPGWRGRVACLGHVVSYTATGVVALLVLVLGTGLTLDPWRVAAGLAISAVTHYIADRRTPLRRLAEATGSARFYLLGVPRPGRDDNPSLGTGAYALDQSWHIGWLFVAAVVIA